CCCTGGCGATATTATGTACTTCCCCTAAATGGAGACGTACAGGTATCTCCAAGTGCTTTTCCTTCAAACTAAACATCTTTTTATAAACTGCTGTTCCTGAATAGTATTTGATACCTTGATCAGAATGAGCATTCCAGGGAATAAGTCTCTGAAAAATTATTGTTTCCGGAGCACCCCAACCAGGTGTAAACTCTACTTTCCAAGGACCAGTTAATTCCATTGAAGGAAGGGTCTCCACTTTTATTTTCTTTGTTTTATTATTAGAAAATTTTATCCGATAATTGCCGCTCTGCCAAAAAAGAAATTTTAGGATATCATCTCGGTGATTCTTGATTTCAAAATCGTTACCCGGACCATCAACAGAAACAACATGAACTGATTCTGAAGAATTGCGAAACACAACAAACATTGAACCATCTCTGGGGAGATTAATGGGAACAACCGTTCGGCCATCATTGGTATAGCGATAATTAATAGTCTCATACACTCTACCTCTAACAGGGTCCCAAAGTTCCGGTTTTCGGTCTTTAATACGAAATTTACATTCTCCTTCACCTGTACCTGAAATAAAATAAATATCTAAATTTTCACTTTTACGATGGATATATTCAAACGGGCCTTCAAAATCGGGTAATATACCTTTATCCTCAAACACTTTGTCTACATTTGTTCCCGTATATATTTCCCCTTTTCCTATAGAGGTTTGATGGGGTCCTTTACTTTTTTCTGGCCATAATTTTTTTGACAACTGATGTATCTTTTTCTCACCCTCAGGATAATTATCAAGCCCCGGTACAGTTTTGGGTCGACGTTGCCCCAAAACAATAGTAGCACCAGACTTTGCCAGATGATAAATTTTCTTTAAAGCTTCAACGGTAATAATTTCTTCTTCCAAATCAACTACCAACACTTGATAAGACATCCCATCGGGTAGGACAATCTTACCATTCTCAACCCCTAAACGATTTAAAAGAATTTCTACATTGATAAGATCATATTTATATCCTTCTCCAAAAGTGATGGTTGGCGTGTTGCTCCATTTTTTCCCCCGGCCCCACCTAACATAATTTTTATCACTTACATAAACGCAGGCATCAGCCACATAATACCCTTTACTTAATAAATATTGGCAACGGCCGAGATAATTCATAAAGCTACCAGAGTCATTCCACCAGGTAACATTAGGATTGAAATGAGTTCCGGCAAAATATTCATAACCAGGCTTTTCGATCTCTTTAGGTGAAGAGGTAAAAGTATGCCATACAAACTTATTGGCACCATCAATAAAATTCATATCTGCGAAGAATTTCAGATAGGCCGGATATTTAGACCAGTGATAATCCATATGTGTAAATGCTTCAATGGAAACCAACTTATGGCCATAAGTATGAGCGGCCATTGCAGCAAAACGAGCATTGCTTTTGGCAAAATCCTGATTGGAACACCAGAACTCTGCCTGAGGCATGTCATTTGTACCCCAAAAATTAAGCATGTCGGCTTCCTTAAATAAAGGAGAATCACGTTTCCAAGGACCCCCATTCTCTGAATGCCAATTCACTCCTCGAGCGTGGCTGAGCGCTCCTATCTTTTTGTAACAATTATCTCTAAAACAATCACTCAATGTCCGATGGTAATCTCTCATAAATCGTTTAGAAACATCTATATTTTTCACAATCATACCAGCAAGTACAGGAAAAAAAGGCTTTAAATCGTATCCTCTATATTTTTCGAATGCATGTTCCAGGCCTAAGGTCCAATTCGGATAAACTCCCTCCCAGCTTACATTGTAAAAATGGGTTAGTGTATTGCCTGCAAGTGAACCTATCTCGTCTAAAAGACGATTACCCATAAGATTGAAATAATGTTCCACCGCATCTTCATTTAAAATATCAACACTCCCTTTACCCGCGGACATACCTTCATGATGACCTTCTTCTTCAAAAACAGCACAGGCAAAGCGGAGAATACGCCATTGACCTTTCGGTACATCCCAATTTAAAAATCCTTGTTCTATATAATCTGACAAGTCGATCGTTTTATAAGCTAAAGCTGCATCCCCTTTTCCTCCGTTTACCACTTCATACCATTTATTATTCAGGTCTATATGTGATGGATCTTCTGCATTCAAACTATCTGGCTCAGTTTTAACCGCCAATAAAGCTATATCCCAAAAATATTCTTTTGGCCTATTTAGGTAAGCAGAAATATTTACAGTTCCTTTTACAGTAGCTCCAGCCCATATCAAACGCTTAGGTCCGTAGGCACCCATATCCCAGGGACCTCTGAGAGATCCGCCGGTATTGGAAAGATTAACACTTACTTGCATGCCTAAGCGGGCAGCTTCCTGGGTGACGTGTTTTAACATATTACGCCATCCGCTACTCATAAATTCATGTTTAATATGTAAGGGCACAGGAATATTACCTGTATAGTAATCATCATGGTACCCTCGGGAATCGCAGATCAAAACCCCTCCAATCCCTTGTTTATTCATTTCTTCTAATTCCCGTGTAATTGATTCTTTATTGACATTGCCCTTAAGCCACCACCAGTAAACCCAAGGCTTAGAAGGGCCGGGTATGGAATGAAAATTTTTTTCCAAAACAGTGGCAGCGGATGAAATGTGGCCATTGGGATAGCCTCTTTTTGATAAATGTTGCCGCAGAGTTTTACCTGTTATGAAATTATGTGGTAATATCATTAAGCCTGCAGCAGCAGTTAAAGAGGTGTTCAGAAAACTTCGTCTGGATATTTTTAACCCGTTTTTATAATCTTCTTCCATATATATTATTTTGGGATTACCACGCACAACAATTGAGCGCTAAATGCATAAAGATAAGGGGATATGTAAATAATGAATAAACATATAATAAAAAATCATAAATCCTTAAATCAGGGATAATAAAAAAGCTCTAAACGGCTACCAAATAAAAGATACTAGCTCCACCATATAAATTAATACTTATCCAATAGCAGTTTAGAGCCTTAATTGTCATAATACTGCCATTTACATTAAACGCTTTATCTCACATCATAAAATCAACGTTACTTGTTATCGGTTGGAGGCGTTACAACTACTGACTTTATGTCCAAATATTCAGCTATTTGCTCAAGCTCGTCCGCATGATGTCCCACTCCAATGGCAAAATGATGAGTGGGGGCTTCGGAGAACCACCTTTTCAAAAAAGTTTTCGTATCAGGAAAGAATTTACCCCGCGTGTTGGTATTTCCTGTGGCGGGTATCGGACCTTCTTCAGACCGACCTTCTGCTATGATGAACTTATAATCACCCTCCTTTGTCTGGCCAATGCCCATCAGCGTGATGGGACCTTCCTTGATCTTAAATTCAACGCTTGCACCGGAACCCGGCTTTCCGTGATATTTTTTCAAACTCCTTATTACGGGTTTTCCTTCTGCTATTTTAATATGATGCGGTCCGTCATGGCCTACCAGCACAAAATCTTCCTTGAAATCTATGGGATGAAACTCTCCCAAACTACCTCCTATGTCCAGACGGTCCATGATCATCATGGAAATGCAGGTTTTTATATCAAATTCACCGACCATGGGAAATCCGGCAGCAGTCAGCAGCGAATTGCCTACGATCAGACTGGACATGACCTTCTGTGTCTCACTACCTTCCATCCCTTCGTAATAATAGGACAGGCCATCCAGGTCTTTTTCTTCAATAAATTTCTCCAAGGCTACTCCTGTTTTCGATGCCTCATATAAATCCTTATCCGTCAACTTTTGAGTAATCGGATCTGCTTTGGGAACAGGGGTATCAAAAAAGCTCAATACCCTTTCCTTATAATCCTCTACTTCTTTCTCGCTTACCTTCTGATATTTTGCCACTATATCATTGGCTTCGCACATCACAACATGGCATCCAAAGGCTTCGGATATCTGGGTCGGATCAAATTGCAGATCGTACATGTTTTCCAATACATGTCCCATTGCCCCAATTCGCGAGGTTTTCAAATCATGCAATACTTTGGCTATCTGACAATATTTAGCTATTTCCTTATCAGCCTCCGGATCATTATGTAAGGTACCTATAATAAAGGGAGGCACCTCCCTGCCCATGCGAACAGCTGTATTGGCAAATTCAGGCATCGAACATATATCATCATTCGCCAGTTGCATCTGCGTTGTCGCCTCATCATAATTCAAGGCCTCTAAAGGCTGCAATCCTACCATGACCATTGGAACATCCAAATCCCTGAATATTTTGGCAATGGTCGAGGATGTGGCATAGGTGACCATGTCAATAAACAGCAGGTCAAGGTTGGCTGCCTGCATCTCGGGCAAAACCCGGTAGGCATCTTTAGCCTTATCTCCCAGACCAAAATTGACAACCTCTACACCATTGGATTTGACCTTTTCTTCAAATACATCCATCTTCTCATGCATCCTGTCCAGTAAGCCTGGAAACTGATCCCAGTATGTATAATGACCTACTCCGTATATCCCAACCCTGGCAGAAAGCGGCTCTTTCCTGGGTATGTCCGGTTGCGCATCCAAACCCTTAATGAATATCCCTGTTAAAAGAATAGGGAATACCAAAAACTTCCATCTAATTAATTTCATAATCTATTAAGTGTTTATAAAGTTGGTTAATTTTTCAAAAGATTAAATTTCTACCGCACAATATTATGTTTTCTAACATTATACCAGTAACTAATTGACTGGCTTTACAGTAATAATTCTTACCGGACCAAACAACCCGGATTCAACCAGGGGTACCTCAACCCAGGGAGCATCAATAAAATATCCCTTTTCTACATCGGTTGAACCAATGTTCGTACTGGTATAGTTCTGGCCGGTCAGGGCATCACCTGTAAGCCGGTTTGACCATGTATTGGCAATCTCAACAACCAGCTTATTCCTTCCAGGTTTGAGTTCATCAGTGATGTCAAACCGGGAGGGTTTGGTCCAGGTTATTCCCAGAGGCTGCTCATTCAGCCATACCTCACCCACGTGAGACAGATCACCCAAATCCAGATAAATCCTGGGATCTTCCAGTACATTCGAATTGATAGTATATACAAAATCCTTCTCATAACGGGCTATGCCAGAAAAATACTTTACTCCTTGATGTTTTGACTCCGTCCATGACTTGAGCTCCGGAAATATCACCCGTTCAGGCGCTCCCCAGCCTTCGGGGAAAAACACTTCCCAGGTTCCTTCCAGCGGTTGAACACCGATCTCGTTGTTGACAGTCCTGGGCTGTTCCTTTCCCGCCAGCTTAAACTCTCCTTCTTCCCAAAAATGAATCCCTTCTTTCTCATATTGTAATAAGGGCGGATGCTCATCAGAGCCTTTTACACTTGTATAATGTGAATCAAAACTGCCTTCTCTGAACACGACAAATTTGGCTCCATAGGGTGCAAGGGTGAGCGGCAAACTGATGTAATGATCATCCTGATTGTAGATCGATGCCTGAACGATCTCCCCGGATACAGGATCCCATATCTCAGGAACTTTTTCCTGCTGGCGGAAACTAAGATCTCTTGAAATCCACTCTCCGGTAGTATTCCGAACAAGGTAGAAATCCAGGTCATCTTTTCCGTAATGGACGTAATCCAAGGTAAATATTTCCTTGTCGTCATAGCTAAAGTCAGGAACAACATTCTGATGTCCAAGTATTTGCGAGGCCTCTATATCGTGATAGATCCTGGTCTTGTTTCTTTTTAAATCCCCCGGTTTATAATCTTTCCATAACCTATCTATTATACCCTCTACATCTTTCATGCCGGGCTTGATTTTTCGACTGGCAACCCTCATGGGTTTCTCACCTATGATGACTGCTCCCTGCTTGGCTAATTTCTCAAGCTTGAGCAGTACTCCGGGATTGAATTCATGTTCATCCGCCAGTGCCAGCATCTCAAATTCGGCACCGGTTCGGGGCAAAACCAGTTTATCGTCTTTCACTTCAAGTTCTTTTAGGATCTCGGTATTGATGATTTCATAATCGTATCCGGCACCGACAATAAAGCGACTGTTCTTATGCCCCCCGTAGTTGGGTATCGTATCCCCATAGTAATAAAGCACATCCGCTTTAAATTCTGCCTCCTGAAGAATATAGGAGATACGGGCTAAATAATCATTGAAAGGCCTGATCTTGGGCCACCAAACCCTTTTATCGTTGTAGTGGGTACCGGCGTGATAAACAATGCCCGGATCTCCCGTGTAGGATGGATTATGAGTAGATCCGTGTACCACAACCTTGTTCATTCCCTCACAAAATGCGCGGTCGCCCATAGGCTTCATTTCATACGGGCCTATTTGCCAGTGCTGAAACGAGGTAAAGGCTTCCTCCTCTACAGTACCACGTCCATAAATATGCGAAGCCGACGATACCTCTTTGACTACCCGTAAAATATCAATGCCTTTTTTATTAAACCGGCCATGATTGATCCAAAACTCACCGCGGGGCCGGTCGAGGCTTCCCAGGGCTTTCAGAGGCTCAACCGGTACATCGTGAAGGGGTTGGCCTGGTCCCCCTGCTTCCGCGTTAGTCTCAAGTCCATGGGCATTGCAGACTTCTTTGGACTTTTTATAAAAGTTGTTGATCATCAGCTCGGACAGGGTCCTTTGAAAATCTTCCCGGAATTTGTCGGTAAGTCCGGAAGCAAATATTTCCTTATCAAATAAAGCCGGTAGGAATTTGTCAACTTCATACCCGTTGATCTGTTCAAACTCTGACGGCAGCGTAGTGGTCCAGGTAGAGCCCTTGGCTTCATAGCTTGCCATATACAAATTGGTGAGCGCGGTTTCCTCCAGGTCACCCAGAACGGATTCCAACCTGTCTATCATATAGTTAAAATGATACTCGGTGGAGGCTGCATCGAAATGGTCGAGGATAGGTCCCGCAGAGTGCTCGCTGGGAAGGACCAGGTTCTCCCCTGAATTGGAGCAGACATACCTTACGATTTCCCACTCTCCCGAAGGAGCTTCCCAGTTTAACTTCTCGGTTTCCGGATTATAATACCGGGAGACATTGATGATGTCGCTGGTATCCATGTAGGCACCCCCGTGGTTGGCAGGAACGGCCAGGACTGCTACTTCCTCATAAAACACCGGTCGGCCGTCAGGGCCAAATTCAATCATAGTGGGATTACCCCAGTCATCCTTTTCCGGAATATCAGGAAACGGTAA
This sequence is a window from Bacteroidales bacterium. Protein-coding genes within it:
- a CDS encoding L-fucose/L-arabinose isomerase family protein — encoded protein: MKLIRWKFLVFPILLTGIFIKGLDAQPDIPRKEPLSARVGIYGVGHYTYWDQFPGLLDRMHEKMDVFEEKVKSNGVEVVNFGLGDKAKDAYRVLPEMQAANLDLLFIDMVTYATSSTIAKIFRDLDVPMVMVGLQPLEALNYDEATTQMQLANDDICSMPEFANTAVRMGREVPPFIIGTLHNDPEADKEIAKYCQIAKVLHDLKTSRIGAMGHVLENMYDLQFDPTQISEAFGCHVVMCEANDIVAKYQKVSEKEVEDYKERVLSFFDTPVPKADPITQKLTDKDLYEASKTGVALEKFIEEKDLDGLSYYYEGMEGSETQKVMSSLIVGNSLLTAAGFPMVGEFDIKTCISMMIMDRLDIGGSLGEFHPIDFKEDFVLVGHDGPHHIKIAEGKPVIRSLKKYHGKPGSGASVEFKIKEGPITLMGIGQTKEGDYKFIIAEGRSEEGPIPATGNTNTRGKFFPDTKTFLKRWFSEAPTHHFAIGVGHHADELEQIAEYLDIKSVVVTPPTDNK